Genomic window (Hydrogenimonas cancrithermarum):
CGTCGATCCTTGGTGCAGTGATACGCCGAGCTTCTTTGATATGGCGATTCAGATGAGGACAGAGTGCACCACGTGTGAAAGGGTGTTGTGGCAATCCTGTCATTTTCAGACTTTCCGGATCCACCACCACCGCACAGGCATCGTAACAGTCGAGCGGACAGGCTGTGATTTTCATTTGATCTCCACTTTGATGAGTTTCGAAAAGAGTTTGCCGGGATGATCGAGGACAATCTCGGCACGATAGGCGGAGATATGCACATCGTCGGCCACCCGGATTATTTTGTCGAATGTAAGTTTTGTCGGTTTTCCATCCAGATAGATCCTCTTTTTTTGTACATCGGCAGCTTCGTCGGCATCGAGATAGAGTACGAGGCGCCCCTTGGAAAGATCCATCGCTTTGAGAAGAAGCGCACCGGGATTGACGAAATCGCCTTCTCGGACCGCCACTTTATAGATGTAAAGCCCCTTGGCCCGGACCGCTTTTTTTTCGATTCTGTCATCGAGCATCACCAGTTGATACTCGGTGTCGGCTATCTGTTTCTTCAGGGTTGCCATCTTCTCCTTCAGTGTCAGTATCTGATTTTTCGATGCCATCATCGTACTATAGATGCGGTCTTTTTCCGTTTTGGACTTGGTTTTGAGATCTTTGGTACGCAGATAGTAGTCGTAGTCTTTCTGATAGACCGCTTTTTGGTTCTCGAGCATCTCTTCGGTCAGCAGAAGGGTTTCTTTGAAAACATTCAGCGAAAGCGTCAGCGCTTTCCTTTGTGCTCTGTCAACACGGTCGTCGATTTGCACAATCACGTCGCCGCGGCCGTATGTCCCCTCGCTCGACTCGAGCGCTTTCAATATCTGTCCCGATGCCGCCGCTTTAATGACATATGTCTCAACCGGTTCGAGTTTGGCATAGTGAATCTGTGCCGCCAACAGTAAAGGCAAAAAAAGTAGGAAAAAGTTTCGCATCGTCACCCGTTTTTTGGTTTGATTTTACAACGAATCACTTAAGAACGTGCTTTCAATCGTAAAGAGATCTCTGATTAAAAGTCGTTTAAGTTGTGCAAAGAGAGTTTATACCCTTCTGTGATATAATTTTTCAAAATTTTAGAGGGAGACTTTCCATATGAAAAAACTACTATTTTGGCTCATATTACTGCTTGCTTTCAATGGTGAAACAGCATTTGCCGAATCGAAAGAGGTACTTGACGTCCAGATAAAAGAGACGATAAAAACTTTCGATAAAGAGGTGAACGGAGGGAGCGAATTTTTGAAAAAAGCCAAAGGCTACCTGGTTTTTCCGAATGTCTACAAGGCAGGTTTTGGTATCGGTGGCGAATATGGAGAAGGTGGACTTGTCATCGATGGCGAAATCGTCGGCTATTACAGTACCGCCGCGGCATCGCTCGGCTTCCAGCTCGGTGCACAGAAAAAATCGATCATTATCGTATTTTTGACACAAAAAGCACTGGATGATTTCAGAAAGAGCGAAGGATGGAAAATCGGTGTAGACGGATCGGTCGCCATTGCGAAATGGGGTGTCGGTGAGGATATCAACAGTATCGAATTCAATGAACCGGTGGTAGGCTTCGTTTTCGGGAACAAAGGTTTGATGTACAACCTGACGCTCGAAGGCTCGAAAATAACAAAAATCAAAAAATAGTTTCACCTTTCGATCAGCGCTGAAAACCTGTTTCACACCGAGTGCAGAACCAGTTCGGTGCATCGACACTTCTGCTGCTACCGCCTATTTTCAATTCACCGTTTCTCTCTTTTTCAAGAAGCGATTCCGTAATCTCGTGACTGTAACGGATAGGAATGACACGTTTATTGGTTCGGCAGTTTTTGCAGCGCGGACGAAAGGGAGTCCGCCGCATCTGCTTTCTGGAAGGAATAGCGAAAGGGTCGCCCATCGGTTATTTCAAAATGACACGTGCATTGATCGGTTGAACCGGACGGTTGTTCGCGTGATGCATGATTTTCGCAAACTTCTGCACTTGTGCTTTCGAAATCGTGACAGGTTGTTTGATGACGAGCCATCGTACACCTTCCGAGCAAGGAGGCGTCGTCAACGAACCGTTGAACCGATAATAGGCTTTGTCTTTTGGCAAGAGCTGCATGATTTCATCAGCACTCAAAGAGCAGTGTTTCTTTTCTCCCACTCTTTCTGGCAGCTTCGACCAAATCCTTTTCAAAACGGGATTTTCGGCCCCATAACTGAACATCAATGCGACAACTGCAAGATTGCCATGCTCGTCGGCATGGACGAAATGTGCTTCGAGAGGAAACGATTTCCCATCGATGCGGTTTTCACTGGGCGTGTGAAAGTGAAACTGTTTCAATTCAAATTTTATACCATCGAGCAAAATATAACTTCCATGGTTGATATCGACTTGCTCGGTATGGCCATTGTCGACAACATCGAGTGCAGCTGATCTATAATTGAATACAATATCCGGTAAATCTGTTTCAAAAGATTTCTCGACTACGATATCGATTGGAGACTGGTTCCTGCCTATCATACATATTTTGAAATCGTCAGATAGTTCACCCCAATATTCTGGACCACCATGGCCACTGTATCCCCAATGGATGGTATGCGATTCGGACATTGCGAATGTCGTGACAATAATACTTCCCAATAGAAGTGACATCATCTTTTTCATTTGAATCCTTTAAAATGATATAATAGAATATTGTAAAGCAATTATTATTAAACAAGCATTATTTATTCAATTTTACAGATGATAGAGATTAACGGAGAGAAAGGCACGGCGTAAGCCGGGTTATGTCAAGGATGCTTATTTATCTACGCTTCATGTTACCATGAAGCTCGAGCGAAGAGCGAAGATTGTGAAGCTTGTACCATGCTCTTCTTGCTGCGGGTTGGGTTTACATAGCCGCCAGGATTGCTCAAGGCGCTGGTGGGCTCTTACCCCAC
Coding sequences:
- a CDS encoding lipid-binding SYLF domain-containing protein; translation: MKKLLFWLILLLAFNGETAFAESKEVLDVQIKETIKTFDKEVNGGSEFLKKAKGYLVFPNVYKAGFGIGGEYGEGGLVIDGEIVGYYSTAAASLGFQLGAQKKSIIIVFLTQKALDDFRKSEGWKIGVDGSVAIAKWGVGEDINSIEFNEPVVGFVFGNKGLMYNLTLEGSKITKIKK
- a CDS encoding efflux RND transporter periplasmic adaptor subunit, which codes for MPLLLAAQIHYAKLEPVETYVIKAAASGQILKALESSEGTYGRGDVIVQIDDRVDRAQRKALTLSLNVFKETLLLTEEMLENQKAVYQKDYDYYLRTKDLKTKSKTEKDRIYSTMMASKNQILTLKEKMATLKKQIADTEYQLVMLDDRIEKKAVRAKGLYIYKVAVREGDFVNPGALLLKAMDLSKGRLVLYLDADEAADVQKKRIYLDGKPTKLTFDKIIRVADDVHISAYRAEIVLDHPGKLFSKLIKVEIK
- a CDS encoding carbonic anhydrase encodes the protein MKKMMSLLLGSIIVTTFAMSESHTIHWGYSGHGGPEYWGELSDDFKICMIGRNQSPIDIVVEKSFETDLPDIVFNYRSAALDVVDNGHTEQVDINHGSYILLDGIKFELKQFHFHTPSENRIDGKSFPLEAHFVHADEHGNLAVVALMFSYGAENPVLKRIWSKLPERVGEKKHCSLSADEIMQLLPKDKAYYRFNGSLTTPPCSEGVRWLVIKQPVTISKAQVQKFAKIMHHANNRPVQPINARVILK